In Acidimicrobiales bacterium, the following proteins share a genomic window:
- a CDS encoding phosphotransferase, whose amino-acid sequence MGAPAVLTGAVDLAPDPVLPGRDDLLDPATLVRAKYRIGESLRVVHRVDGGLVSTRLFPGGRVERWAFPDDRRLRGLADVLRPPADVAGLAGGRWVRSEVAEYAPERSLTVRCADAAGATVAYAKAYAPGTVDVAALAARYAAVADGLRGTGLPVASPRPLGSSAERHLLVLEAMPGERWGDLPAERLRPALGLLGRAVAAVHGLDVPGLCPFGRLAVPRVTRSAALVAAARPDLAGPLAEVAAALAGGPPPGDPPVALHGDCHPKNALVGGGRLALVDLDQAGCGPAAADVGSLLARLRLAALLGDADPADQAHLAAAFLDGYAAVRTPPPPGSLAWHTAAALVAEQAVRAVNRVRRHVLPVLDRVVAAAADTLRTGAVP is encoded by the coding sequence GTGGGAGCGCCGGCCGTGCTGACCGGCGCCGTCGACCTCGCGCCCGACCCCGTCCTGCCCGGCCGGGACGACCTCCTCGACCCGGCGACGCTCGTCCGGGCCAAGTACCGGATCGGCGAGAGCCTCCGCGTCGTCCACCGGGTCGACGGCGGCCTGGTGTCCACCCGGCTGTTCCCCGGCGGGCGGGTCGAGCGGTGGGCGTTCCCCGACGACCGCCGGCTGCGGGGCCTGGCCGACGTGCTCCGGCCGCCGGCCGACGTGGCCGGCCTGGCCGGCGGCCGCTGGGTCCGCTCGGAGGTGGCCGAGTACGCGCCCGAGCGGTCGCTCACCGTGCGCTGCGCCGACGCCGCCGGCGCCACCGTGGCCTACGCCAAGGCGTACGCGCCGGGCACGGTCGACGTCGCCGCCCTCGCCGCCCGCTACGCCGCCGTCGCCGACGGCCTCCGGGGCACCGGCCTCCCGGTGGCCTCGCCCCGCCCGCTCGGGTCGTCGGCCGAGCGCCACCTGCTCGTGCTCGAGGCCATGCCCGGCGAGCGCTGGGGCGACCTCCCGGCCGAGCGGCTCCGGCCCGCGCTCGGCCTGCTCGGCCGGGCCGTCGCCGCCGTCCACGGGCTGGACGTGCCCGGCCTGTGCCCGTTCGGCCGCCTGGCCGTGCCGAGGGTGACCCGGAGCGCGGCGCTGGTCGCCGCCGCCCGTCCCGACCTGGCCGGGCCGCTGGCCGAGGTGGCCGCCGCCCTCGCCGGCGGGCCGCCGCCCGGCGACCCGCCCGTCGCCCTCCACGGCGACTGCCACCCGAAGAACGCGCTGGTCGGCGGCGGGCGGCTGGCGCTCGTCGACCTCGACCAAGCCGGGTGCGGGCCGGCCGCCGCCGACGTCGGCAGCCTGCTCGCCCGCCTCCGCCTCGCCGCCCTGCTGGGCGACGCCGACCCCGCCGACCAGGCCCACCTGGCCGCCGCCTTCCTGGACGGCTACGCCGCCGTCCGCACCCCGCCGCCGCCCGGCTCGCTCGCCTGGCACACGGCCGCCGCCCTCGTCGCCGAGCAGGCGGTGCGGGCCGTCAACCGGGTGCGCCGCCACGTCCTGCCCGTCCTCGACCGGGTGGTCGCCGCCGCCGCCGACACCCTTCGCACCGGAGCCGTCCCATGA